In a genomic window of Chroicocephalus ridibundus chromosome 18, bChrRid1.1, whole genome shotgun sequence:
- the POU2AF3 gene encoding POU class 2 homeobox associating factor 3: protein SGFAVRSESLPSCKFPQILSGKPKVYQGVRVKITVKELLQQRRARQAATGAAEKVKSGSAGGYLCDLQKVSWGSSIQFSESVSPHPAPFDAEPISSAPNYCPSWQFSNCLSCEESPSYLEQLVDSCLQTDVPLDPAFSAFQTSSHYTSDAFQPVPLCFNQGLAPGSPNSADLSSTLNYSCSPPQLSPFTPLTHSPPSALDAKTYDYPAEEWSCHTPSPYTTSACCCTACGSQHVDDGVPQYFPCPSTDCTDYLPPMAMADDFFRRDRNCDICYS from the exons TCTGGATTTGCTGTACGCTCTGAAAGTCTCCCATCTTGTAAATTTCCAcaaattctttcaggaaagcCCAAGGTGTATCAAGGTGTTAGAGTAAAGATTACGGTTAAGGAGTTACTGcagcagaggagagcacgacAAGCAGCAACTGGTGCAGCG gaaaaagtgaaaagtgGCAGTGCAGGAGGTTACCTTTGTGATCTGCAAAAG GTTTCTTGGGGCAGCAGCATCCAGTTTTCAGAGTCTGTGTCTCCTCACCCAG CACCTTTTGATGCAGAACCCATCTCTTCCGCTCCCAACTATTGTCCATCGTGGCAGTTTTCGAATTGCCTCTCCTGCGAAGAAAGCCCTAGCTATTTGGAGCAGCTGGTAGATTCCTGTCTTCAGACAGATGTGCCCTTAGACCCAGCCTTCAGTGCTTTCCAGACATCCTCACACTACACCTCAGATGCCTTCCAGCCAGTCCCACTCTGCTTTAACCAGGGCCTG GCTCCTGGATCCCCCAATTCAGCTGATCTCTCCAGCACATTAAACTATAGCTGCTCTCCTCCTCAGCTATCTCCTTTCACCCCGCTGACCCACAGCCCACCCTCTGCTCTGGACGCCAAGACCTATGACTACCCTGCAGAGGAGTGGTCCTGCCATACCCCCTCCCCATAcaccacctctgcctgctgctgcaccGCCTGTGGCTCCCAGCATGTGGATGACGGGGTCCCGCAGtacttcccctgccccagcacggACTGCACGGACTACCTACCGCCCATGGCCATGGCCGACGActtcttcagaagggataggaaCTGTGACATCTGCTATAGCTAA
- the POU2AF2 gene encoding POU domain class 2-associating factor 2, producing the protein METVPTDFGKRVYQGVRVKHTVKDLLAEKRSRQSSGSRFSGSTSTPQSPYVQMPGSSTVAGYYGVRRSFTTELDFHNTKQFVSDIYPSPLGSKPFSCDSSAAQGYPALLDPYLTDQHGDYRATPLTAGTSSFFSPSSVPPLLPSFPNDTAHFLLREPWEQTSPDSLGPLDGACSDPLQALPASASCLSAHESGGISPYRSTGWTPAIPGAQPLHPLEDVHYSPSYAATSSYSSPFMTVANELTSRMSQLSPEQSLETPPLHDNSAWAKEDGSPIWGTYEGRRTY; encoded by the exons ATGGAAACAG TCCCTACAGATTTTGGCAAAAGGGTGTACCAAGGAGTGCGAGTGAAACACACAGTCAAAGATCTTCTTGCCGAAAAACGATccaggcagagcagtggctcCCGCTTCAGT ggcagcaccagcacacCACAGTCACCATATGTCCAAATGCCAG GCTCATCTACCGTGGCTGGTTACTACGGCGTCAGGAGATCCTTCACAACTGAGTTGGATTTCCACAACACAAAGCAGTTTGTCAGTGACATCTACCCATCTCCTCTAGGGTCCAAGCCCTTCTCGTGCGATTCCTCTGCTGCTCAGGGCTACCCGGCACTTCTGGACCCATATCTCACCGACCAACATGGGGATTACCGTGCTACTCCCCTTACAGCTGGTACCAGCTCCTTCTTCAGCCCTTCTTCTGTGCCCCCTCTCCTGCCATCTTTCCCTAATGACACAGCGCACTTCCTACTA AGAGAGCCCTGGGAGCAGACCTCACCTGACAGTCTCGGCCCGTTGGATGGCGCGTGCTCAGACCCTCTGCAAGCACTGCCTGCCAGCGCCAGCTGCCTCTCTGCACATGAGTCCGGAGGCATTTCCCCATACCGAAGCACAGGTTGGACCCCAGCCATCCCCGGAGCCCAGCCTCTGCATCCTCTTGAAGATGTCCACTACTCCCCCAGCTACGCTGCCACCTCATCTTACTCCTCACCATTCATGACTGTGGCAAATGAGCTTACCTCCAGAATGAGCCAGCTCTCACCAGAGCAGTCCTTGGAGACGCCACCCCTTCATGATAACTCTGCCTGGGCAAAAGAGGATGGAAGTCCCATCTGGGGGACTTACGAAGGGCGGAGAACTTACTGA